A single region of the Hoeflea prorocentri genome encodes:
- a CDS encoding NAD(P)/FAD-dependent oxidoreductase, producing MNANNIRDFNVVSADVIIVGSGLVGVLIAINIALEGRRVLVCDRSELFSQASALNAGGVRRIGRSKEEMPLAMAAHDLWRKTSGTPLAGAFNAVGHLILAETDDEAETLHVHLKNARDAGMGRVELMSAAQISNRVPGLHTNGLTLGLFTPDDGYAEPDGVGQSVIQAAIETGVGFSAQTNVTGLASINGGFELETDRGKLRCAKIVNAAGYGGSAIAGLAGDDFRVETRAPIALETAAADVALGPVVQTVGRRLTLKQVRDGRFLIGGGHRGVPYPDEGRAESISDEEEQNLATARSLLGALDGVEVTKSWAGLEAYSTDGLPIIGRSAKHPDIIHAFAFSGHGFQIAPAVAQVVADLVAEREPRTDISGLAAERFSTQDAAADIMLEEGDQ from the coding sequence ATGAATGCAAATAACATAAGAGATTTTAATGTTGTATCAGCCGATGTCATCATTGTCGGATCGGGCCTTGTCGGCGTTCTGATCGCGATAAATATCGCACTCGAGGGCAGACGTGTATTGGTCTGTGACAGGAGCGAGCTTTTTTCACAAGCATCGGCTTTGAATGCAGGAGGTGTGCGGCGAATCGGCCGTTCAAAGGAAGAGATGCCGCTGGCGATGGCGGCGCATGATTTGTGGCGAAAAACAAGTGGAACGCCCCTTGCCGGCGCCTTCAATGCCGTCGGGCATCTGATCCTCGCGGAAACGGATGACGAGGCGGAAACGCTCCACGTGCACCTGAAGAACGCGCGGGATGCGGGAATGGGACGCGTCGAGTTGATGAGCGCGGCGCAAATATCCAACCGTGTTCCCGGTCTTCATACAAATGGCCTCACGCTGGGGTTGTTCACACCCGATGACGGATATGCTGAACCTGACGGTGTGGGACAATCTGTCATTCAGGCCGCAATTGAAACTGGTGTCGGGTTTTCCGCGCAAACGAATGTGACCGGTCTCGCGTCAATTAACGGTGGTTTTGAACTTGAAACCGATCGCGGCAAACTCAGGTGCGCGAAAATCGTGAATGCGGCTGGCTATGGCGGTTCGGCCATTGCGGGACTGGCCGGTGACGATTTTCGTGTTGAAACCCGAGCGCCGATCGCGTTGGAAACGGCGGCTGCGGATGTGGCGTTGGGACCCGTTGTCCAGACCGTTGGCCGCAGACTGACACTCAAGCAGGTGCGCGATGGCCGTTTCCTGATCGGAGGCGGACATCGTGGGGTTCCCTATCCTGACGAGGGACGCGCCGAAAGCATCAGCGATGAAGAAGAGCAAAATCTGGCGACCGCCCGCTCCCTGCTTGGTGCACTTGATGGTGTCGAGGTGACGAAATCATGGGCGGGGCTTGAGGCATACAGCACCGATGGTTTGCCGATCATCGGCCGTTCGGCGAAACATCCCGACATTATCCATGCCTTTGCTTTCTCGGGACATGGTTTTCAGATCGCACCTGCAGTGGCGCAGGTCGTGGCGGATCTTGTTGCCGAACGGGAGCCGAGAACGGATATATCCGGTTTGGCTGCGGAACGTTTTTCCACTCAGGATGCTGCGGCGGACATTATGCTTGAGGAGGGCGATCAATGA
- a CDS encoding amidohydrolase family protein, whose product MNKATARQPVAGLSAPKGRLPMDPPSAPSSILPSGACDSHLHIFGEAECFPLATNIYERPAEGTLDDWLGRLERQMQVLGLERAVLVGSVAYREDNRLLVEALRRGGGAFRGIALVGPDVSKTELRKLKAEGVCGVRVNMRHPGALDHEGLKRIAPLLGELGLHVQILLDCQDQFDALQDDFRAFGIKVVVDHMASFSPQAPAPYSNGFLRAMEEGWLYVKLSAPYRREDMPYIESQNALMALLSARDDRIVWGTDWPYVIYNGPQPDAGRLVDWVLSVCSERQIQRIFAQTPAELYFSRH is encoded by the coding sequence ATGAACAAGGCGACAGCGCGTCAACCCGTGGCCGGGTTATCCGCGCCAAAGGGGCGGCTACCAATGGATCCGCCATCGGCACCATCCTCGATCTTACCCTCGGGTGCGTGCGATTCCCACCTCCATATCTTCGGCGAAGCGGAATGCTTTCCGCTGGCGACGAATATCTATGAACGTCCCGCCGAGGGCACGCTCGATGATTGGCTCGGGCGTCTCGAAAGACAAATGCAAGTGCTGGGTCTGGAGCGGGCTGTCCTTGTCGGATCCGTTGCCTATCGCGAAGACAATCGCCTTCTCGTCGAAGCGCTGCGGCGGGGTGGCGGAGCCTTCCGAGGCATCGCACTGGTCGGGCCGGATGTCTCAAAGACAGAGCTTCGCAAACTGAAGGCCGAAGGTGTCTGTGGCGTTCGTGTCAACATGCGGCACCCCGGCGCTTTGGACCATGAAGGCCTGAAGCGCATAGCGCCGCTGCTTGGCGAACTCGGACTGCATGTGCAGATCCTGCTGGACTGTCAGGATCAGTTTGACGCCCTTCAGGACGATTTCAGGGCATTTGGTATCAAGGTTGTGGTCGATCACATGGCGAGCTTTTCTCCGCAGGCTCCCGCGCCATATTCGAACGGCTTCCTTCGGGCGATGGAGGAGGGGTGGCTTTACGTCAAGCTTTCCGCTCCATACCGGCGGGAAGACATGCCGTATATTGAGAGCCAAAATGCTCTCATGGCTCTTCTTTCCGCCCGGGATGACCGTATCGTTTGGGGGACGGATTGGCCGTATGTGATCTACAATGGCCCGCAACCTGATGCCGGCCGTCTTGTGGATTGGGTTCTGAGCGTGTGCTCCGAAAGGCAGATACAACGGATTTTTGCACAGACACCTGCCGAACTCTATTTCTCCAGGCACTAG
- a CDS encoding NAD(P)/FAD-dependent oxidoreductase encodes MLRKADTTDFCTDTCRTLFLQALDLKTAIVGAGIVGSAIGFRLAGSGHDVTFFDPAAGKRSTSYGNAGHIGTASVVPWASPENLSSAFRNHADPTHPLTLRLVDLLGQPRWLARFLWACRRSSASQAMHALASILSVSDDWLNLLLKDANVEKLREKKGLLHVYLSEETARGARDALSRRRDMGIAVTDLRTDELFELEPGLIESASRSGVVGATLFPDVAQITSPQALLEAFRKGSMAGICAETVVDVTAGSAGVMIKTDLDEHAFDAVVIAAGLGSASLARPHGARVPLIAERGYHEQYDVPARFRRSALLVDMRVVASPMREGVRLTTGAEFTRSSRKPDFDRIAPVLDKAKPFLGIADNKPNLWSGDRPSTPDSMPVIGAAPSSNRVFLAYGHGHLGLTMAAVTAEIARAHFHNEMSPISLAPFRPDR; translated from the coding sequence GTGCTCCGAAAGGCAGATACAACGGATTTTTGCACAGACACCTGCCGAACTCTATTTCTCCAGGCACTAGACTTGAAAACCGCAATCGTCGGCGCCGGAATTGTCGGCTCAGCAATCGGCTTCAGATTGGCGGGTTCGGGTCACGATGTGACGTTTTTTGACCCCGCCGCCGGAAAACGATCGACGTCCTACGGAAATGCCGGCCATATCGGAACAGCATCAGTTGTTCCATGGGCATCACCAGAAAATCTGAGCTCTGCATTTCGAAATCATGCCGACCCGACGCATCCCCTTACATTGAGATTAGTTGATCTTCTCGGGCAGCCACGTTGGCTTGCCAGGTTCCTTTGGGCCTGCCGGCGATCCAGTGCCAGTCAAGCAATGCATGCGCTGGCCTCGATACTGTCGGTTTCGGATGACTGGCTCAATCTACTCCTGAAGGATGCAAATGTTGAAAAGTTGCGCGAGAAAAAAGGCCTCTTGCATGTCTATCTGTCGGAGGAGACTGCCCGGGGTGCCAGGGATGCGCTTTCGCGCCGACGGGATATGGGCATCGCTGTAACAGACTTGAGGACCGATGAACTGTTCGAGCTCGAACCGGGGCTGATTGAGTCTGCATCGCGATCCGGGGTTGTCGGAGCCACCTTGTTTCCCGATGTGGCGCAGATCACCTCACCGCAGGCGTTGCTTGAGGCCTTTCGCAAAGGGTCTATGGCAGGGATATGCGCCGAAACGGTTGTTGATGTCACGGCCGGTTCCGCCGGCGTTATGATCAAAACGGATCTGGACGAGCATGCTTTCGATGCCGTTGTCATTGCGGCAGGTCTGGGCAGCGCCAGCCTTGCGCGTCCGCATGGCGCGAGAGTGCCGTTGATCGCAGAAAGAGGGTATCACGAGCAGTATGATGTTCCTGCCCGGTTTCGAAGGTCTGCGCTGCTGGTCGACATGCGTGTGGTCGCCTCGCCGATGAGGGAAGGCGTCCGGTTGACGACCGGCGCCGAGTTCACGCGGTCTTCGCGAAAACCCGATTTTGATCGCATTGCCCCGGTTCTCGACAAGGCAAAACCGTTCCTTGGCATTGCTGACAACAAGCCAAACCTTTGGTCCGGCGATCGGCCCAGCACACCTGACTCAATGCCTGTGATTGGGGCCGCGCCATCAAGCAATCGGGTTTTTCTTGCCTATGGCCACGGACATCTGGGGCTGACCATGGCCGCAGTAACAGCGGAAATTGCACGGGCGCATTTCCACAATGAAATGAGTCCCATATCTTTAGCGCCCTTTCGCCCCGACCGATGA
- a CDS encoding SDR family NAD(P)-dependent oxidoreductase: MAKVALITGGGSGIGHATALKLAEEGHGIAIADRNEEAAKTVAAEVGGMAITLDVAKEADVDRTVEQVETDLGPIEILVNSAGVLQNAMSSRRMSMQEHDRIWQVNYRGTYMMCRSTGARMRARKTGAIVNLSSINGAMPLPLPAYAPGKAAIVSLTELLAAEMGPDMVRVNCVAPTFTLTPVLKQRIEAGQRDREAILNAGALPMFVMPEHIADAIAFLCSDRAAAITGVTLPVDAGWLAAIAYKNFVGPVED, encoded by the coding sequence ATGGCAAAAGTGGCTTTGATCACGGGCGGCGGAAGCGGGATCGGCCATGCGACGGCGCTCAAGCTTGCTGAGGAAGGGCACGGCATCGCCATTGCCGACCGCAACGAAGAAGCGGCAAAGACTGTGGCAGCGGAAGTCGGCGGCATGGCCATCACGCTGGATGTGGCCAAGGAAGCAGATGTCGACCGGACGGTCGAGCAGGTTGAAACGGACCTCGGACCGATCGAAATCCTCGTAAATTCCGCCGGCGTTTTGCAGAACGCCATGTCCTCGCGCCGCATGAGCATGCAGGAGCACGACAGGATCTGGCAGGTCAATTACCGCGGCACCTACATGATGTGTCGCTCGACCGGAGCGCGGATGCGGGCCCGCAAGACAGGGGCGATTGTCAATTTGAGCTCAATAAACGGAGCCATGCCATTACCGCTGCCGGCTTATGCGCCGGGTAAGGCCGCCATTGTCAGCCTGACGGAGCTCCTGGCCGCCGAGATGGGCCCGGACATGGTGCGGGTCAACTGTGTTGCGCCGACCTTCACACTGACCCCGGTCCTCAAACAGCGTATTGAAGCCGGCCAGCGAGACCGCGAGGCGATCCTGAATGCCGGCGCGCTACCGATGTTCGTGATGCCTGAACACATCGCCGACGCAATCGCTTTCCTGTGTTCGGACCGGGCCGCGGCGATCACTGGCGTAACGCTGCCCGTCGATGCGGGCTGGCTGGCCGCCATTGCTTACAAGAACTTCGTCGGGCCGGTAGAGGACTAA
- a CDS encoding FAD-binding oxidoreductase, with product MQQNYEACLGVLKQQFGERFEASEAMRRHHVNSTTWLEAQLPDCVVFPHDTGEVASVLKTCNAYGVPVIPFGAGTSVEGHVNAPRGGVSMDFSKMANILEIVPEDLIAVVQPGVTRKRLNEELRATGLHFPIDPGADASIGGMVSTRASGTNAVRYGTMAENVLALECVLANGEIIRTGTRAKKSSAGYDLTRLLVGSEGTLAAITEITVKLHGIPEHIVAGVATFPSIEAACNAVISCVQCGLNVGRLELLDTAQISACNRYSKLDLTEAPTLFFEFAGMEDAVKAEFKVFRELLDDAGAKDIKAASNADEIGRLWKARHDAYWAAVAAMPGKSGHTTDACVPISHLAESIKAAQNDLAELGLPGTIVGHVGDGNFHVLIGIDPLDPDETAKAHKLLEQISERAIKVGGTCTGEHGIGQGKRETLLLQSGNAVNVMAAIKQSLDPKAIMNPGKVLPDSF from the coding sequence GTGCAGCAGAATTACGAAGCCTGTCTGGGGGTCCTCAAACAGCAATTCGGGGAGCGGTTCGAGGCGTCGGAAGCAATGCGGCGTCACCACGTGAATTCCACGACCTGGCTTGAGGCACAGCTTCCGGATTGTGTCGTCTTTCCCCACGACACGGGAGAGGTCGCTTCTGTGCTGAAAACCTGCAACGCCTATGGCGTTCCCGTTATCCCCTTTGGGGCGGGCACCTCCGTGGAGGGACATGTCAATGCTCCCAGGGGCGGCGTGTCGATGGACTTTTCAAAGATGGCGAATATCCTCGAAATTGTCCCTGAGGACCTGATCGCGGTTGTGCAGCCCGGCGTGACACGCAAACGGCTGAACGAGGAACTGCGGGCAACCGGACTGCATTTTCCGATCGATCCCGGTGCGGATGCGAGCATCGGCGGAATGGTGTCGACGCGGGCGTCGGGAACCAATGCCGTCAGATATGGCACAATGGCCGAAAACGTCCTGGCGCTGGAATGTGTTCTGGCCAATGGAGAGATCATCAGAACCGGCACCCGCGCCAAGAAATCCTCCGCCGGCTACGACCTGACCCGGCTTCTGGTCGGGTCCGAAGGCACGTTGGCCGCGATAACCGAGATCACGGTAAAGCTCCACGGCATCCCCGAACACATCGTGGCCGGCGTCGCGACATTTCCGTCCATCGAGGCCGCTTGCAATGCGGTCATATCGTGCGTTCAGTGCGGGTTGAATGTCGGCAGGCTGGAACTTCTCGACACCGCGCAGATCAGCGCCTGCAACCGCTATTCAAAACTGGACCTGACAGAAGCGCCGACCTTGTTCTTCGAGTTTGCAGGTATGGAAGATGCCGTAAAGGCCGAGTTCAAGGTGTTTCGCGAACTGCTGGACGACGCAGGAGCCAAAGATATCAAGGCTGCCTCGAATGCGGACGAGATCGGCAGACTATGGAAAGCCCGCCACGATGCCTATTGGGCCGCTGTTGCGGCGATGCCCGGAAAATCAGGCCACACGACGGACGCCTGCGTTCCGATCTCTCACCTGGCCGAAAGCATAAAGGCCGCACAGAACGATCTGGCCGAGCTTGGATTGCCGGGAACGATTGTCGGGCATGTGGGCGACGGAAATTTCCATGTTCTGATCGGCATCGATCCGCTGGACCCGGATGAAACGGCCAAGGCGCATAAGCTGCTGGAACAGATTTCCGAAAGGGCGATCAAGGTCGGGGGCACCTGCACCGGTGAACACGGGATTGGACAGGGCAAGCGCGAAACACTGCTGCTCCAGTCAGGCAATGCCGTCAATGTGATGGCAGCGATCAAGCAAAGCCTGGACCCCAAAGCGATCATGAATCCGGGCAAAGTCTTGCCGGATTCATTTTAG
- a CDS encoding class I SAM-dependent DNA methyltransferase, translating into MAESDGVFEDPLYTDPQFAQLYDANFGPERADFDFCKRLAADAGSVLDLGCGTGALLAALSKGRNLTGVDPASAMLEIARQRPGGERVQWVEADARTVRLERRFDLVLLTGHAFQVFLTREDQLSALETIAHHLSPDGRFIFDTRNPSLKSWKRWTPEDRQQIEHPEHGNVETWNNVSEDPATGIVSYETYYRILRTGRTLSTVSQIVFPQKDVLDELLDAAGLAVEQWYGD; encoded by the coding sequence ATGGCTGAGAGCGACGGCGTATTCGAAGACCCGCTTTATACCGATCCGCAATTTGCTCAGCTTTATGACGCCAATTTCGGGCCTGAGCGCGCCGACTTCGATTTCTGCAAGCGGTTGGCGGCGGATGCTGGTTCGGTCCTGGATCTGGGATGCGGCACTGGCGCGTTGCTGGCTGCTTTGTCCAAGGGGCGCAATTTAACGGGTGTCGATCCGGCCAGCGCCATGCTTGAGATCGCGCGCCAGCGGCCGGGCGGGGAGCGTGTTCAATGGGTTGAAGCCGATGCCCGCACAGTCCGGCTGGAGCGCCGCTTTGATCTCGTTCTGCTGACGGGACATGCTTTCCAGGTTTTCCTCACCCGCGAAGATCAGCTGTCTGCGCTTGAAACCATCGCACACCACTTGTCGCCCGATGGCCGCTTCATATTCGACACGAGGAACCCGTCGCTAAAATCCTGGAAACGCTGGACACCTGAAGATCGGCAGCAGATCGAACACCCGGAACATGGGAACGTGGAAACCTGGAACAACGTATCCGAGGATCCTGCTACCGGGATCGTGAGTTACGAGACATATTACCGGATTCTTCGAACCGGCAGGACGCTGAGCACCGTGTCGCAGATCGTGTTTCCGCAAAAGGACGTGCTGGACGAACTGCTCGATGCGGCGGGTCTTGCTGTCGAGCAATGGTATGGGGACTGA
- a CDS encoding thiolase C-terminal domain-containing protein: MSRAEIAIVGAAETTRLGKVPELSQTGLHADAALNALEECGLKPSDIDGIATAGHDVAEIAQYLGITPTWADGTSVGGCSFITLVRHAAAAIKTGLCKTVLITHGESGRSNNRSHRPLFPSMQQQEFENTYGAALPPTKFTLPVMRKMKDHGLTEEQLAMVAVVQREWAAMHPRATARDPITVDDVLTSRMIAYPFRKLMCCLVSDGGGALVLTGAERAEDFPTKPVYLRGMGGESAEGPMISQMESFTSSRAFRMSGRLAFESAGLTHADVDHLMIYDAFAHLPIYGLEDLGFVAPGEAGAFIAEGHTRPGGKLPLNTNGGGLSYMHSGMYGMYALQESVRQMRGVSPAQIDGAKLSLVHGVGGMFSAAATVVLTNERQW, from the coding sequence ATGAGCCGTGCAGAGATCGCCATTGTCGGTGCGGCCGAAACAACGCGCCTCGGCAAGGTGCCGGAACTCAGCCAGACAGGGCTTCACGCCGATGCCGCCCTCAATGCTCTGGAAGAATGCGGGCTGAAGCCGTCCGATATAGACGGGATCGCAACGGCAGGCCACGACGTAGCCGAGATCGCCCAGTATCTTGGCATCACGCCCACCTGGGCCGACGGAACATCAGTGGGTGGATGTTCATTTATTACCCTGGTGCGCCATGCTGCGGCAGCCATCAAAACAGGGCTGTGCAAAACAGTTCTGATCACCCATGGCGAAAGCGGTCGTTCAAACAATCGTTCGCACAGGCCCCTTTTCCCATCAATGCAGCAACAGGAATTCGAGAACACCTATGGCGCGGCATTACCGCCGACAAAATTCACACTGCCGGTGATGCGCAAGATGAAGGATCATGGGCTGACGGAAGAACAACTGGCCATGGTCGCGGTGGTCCAGCGCGAATGGGCGGCAATGCATCCCCGGGCAACAGCGCGGGATCCCATCACGGTGGATGATGTTTTGACCTCGCGCATGATTGCCTATCCGTTTCGCAAGCTCATGTGCTGCCTTGTCAGCGATGGTGGCGGCGCCCTCGTGCTGACGGGCGCCGAGCGGGCCGAAGATTTCCCGACAAAACCGGTTTATCTGCGCGGCATGGGCGGCGAGAGCGCCGAAGGCCCGATGATCAGCCAGATGGAGAGTTTCACCTCATCCAGGGCGTTTCGCATGTCCGGCAGGTTGGCTTTTGAAAGCGCCGGCCTCACCCATGCGGATGTCGACCATCTGATGATCTATGACGCCTTTGCGCACCTTCCGATCTATGGTTTGGAAGACCTTGGTTTCGTCGCGCCCGGCGAAGCAGGAGCCTTTATTGCGGAAGGGCACACAAGACCCGGCGGCAAGCTGCCGCTCAACACGAATGGCGGCGGACTGAGCTATATGCATTCCGGCATGTACGGCATGTACGCCCTTCAGGAAAGCGTGCGCCAGATGCGCGGTGTCTCGCCTGCGCAGATTGACGGCGCAAAACTGTCGCTCGTTCACGGCGTCGGCGGCATGTTCTCAGCCGCCGCGACCGTCGTGCTGACAAACGAGCGGCAATGGTAA
- a CDS encoding Zn-ribbon domain-containing OB-fold protein — MTDKPVPTIYPETQFYWDGAKEGKLLINRCIPCDAPFFPPRPFCPACGSRDVDVIAASGKGRLYSYVISHLPAPGYEPPYVVAVVELEEGVRMVSNLLDTPADPDALDLDMALEVTFETRGEVTVPQFRPAGGPS; from the coding sequence ACCGACAAACCGGTACCGACCATCTACCCTGAGACACAGTTCTATTGGGATGGGGCAAAGGAAGGCAAACTGCTCATCAATCGCTGCATTCCATGCGATGCACCCTTTTTCCCGCCGCGCCCGTTCTGTCCGGCCTGCGGCAGCCGCGATGTCGACGTGATTGCGGCCTCCGGCAAAGGGCGCCTTTATTCCTATGTCATCAGCCACCTGCCGGCACCGGGCTATGAACCGCCATATGTCGTCGCGGTTGTCGAACTGGAGGAAGGCGTGCGCATGGTCTCCAACCTGCTGGATACGCCGGCAGACCCGGATGCGCTTGATCTCGACATGGCGCTGGAAGTGACATTCGAGACGCGCGGCGAGGTCACCGTTCCGCAATTCCGTCCCGCGGGAGGCCCCTCATGA